The proteins below are encoded in one region of Hordeum vulgare subsp. vulgare chromosome 3H, MorexV3_pseudomolecules_assembly, whole genome shotgun sequence:
- the LOC123442845 gene encoding uncharacterized protein LOC123442845 translates to MAGGPAMAPAAAWWPGAGAGAQEHEEMRWRQLDGGVSAVSFGFVATAMLVSMFLAMAVLEHFLRAPPMGPPEPSPSPPRGGVLLRLLRRRGAGGRPPGADLEAAGKLDAGRASPEMPVYSKGVSVLMPGQDVPTFIAHPAPTPCPPERVRWPSHQPAPFAGSSSNPS, encoded by the exons ATGGCGGGCGGCCCGGCGATGGCTCCTGCGGCGGCGTGGTGGCCAGGCGCGGGGGCGGGGGCGCAGGAGCACGAGGAGATGCGGTGGCGGCAGCTGGATGGCGGCGTCAGCGCGGTCTCCTTCGGCTTCGTCGCCACGGCCATGCTCGTCTCCATGTTCCTCGCCATGGCCGTGCTCGAGCACTTCCTCCGCGCCCCGCCCATGGGCCCGCCGGAGCCCTCGCCATCGCCGCCCCGAGGCGgggtcctcctccgcctcctccgccgccgcggcGCCGGAGGCAGACCCCCCGGCGCGGATCTCGAGGCGGCAGGGAAGCTCGACGCCGGACGCGCGTCCCCCGAG ATGCCTGTCTATTCCAAAGGGGTATCCGTCCTGATGCCGGGACAGGACGTGCCGACGTTCATCGCGCATCCCGCGCCTACGCCCTGCCCCCCGGAGAGGGTCCGATGGCCATCGCACCAGCCCGCTCCGTTCGCCGGTTCCTCATCAAATCCAAGCTAG
- the LOC123439450 gene encoding myb family transcription factor PHL11-like, whose amino-acid sequence MPLEDTLRYQIQVQRELCEQLEVQKKLQMRIEAQVRYLKEILEKAQENISFDANGSAGLENARSQLTDFNLALPGLSDNGTHVYEESTEQPVKAISDDNLHDNNLDFQLYRVRSQEAKNAKCTLKIEDLLLLDLNIKGGYDLSMRGMQG is encoded by the exons ATGCCGCTTGAGGACACCCTCAGGTATCAAATCCAGGTCCAAAGAGAATTGTGTGAACAACTTGAG gtgcagaagaagctgcagatgcGAATAGAGGCTCAAGTGAGATATTTAAAGGAAATACTAGAGAAAGCTCAAGAAAACATTTCCTTTGATGCAAATGGATCTGCTGGCCTAGAAAATGCTAGATCACAGCTTACAGACTTTAACCTAGCCCTTCCGGGCTTGTCAGACAATGGAACACATGTGTATGAAGAAAGCACTGAACAGCCGGTGAAAGCTATATCTGATGACAATCTTCATGATAATAATTTGGATTTTCAGCTCTACCGTGTACGAAGTCAGGAGGCGAAGAATGCCAAATGCACCCTGAAAATTGAGGACCTGCTCTTATTAGACTTGAATATTAAAGGAGGATATGACCTGTCTATGCGAGGAATGCAAGGGTGA